The Glycine soja cultivar W05 chromosome 3, ASM419377v2, whole genome shotgun sequence genome window below encodes:
- the LOC114407579 gene encoding 60S ribosomal protein L22-2, with product MSRGGAAAAKGKKKGATFTIDCAKPVEDKIMDIASLEKFLQERIKVGGKAGALGDSVTVTREKTKIILTSDCNFSKRYLKYLTKKYLKKHNVRDWLRVIASNKDRSVYELRYFNIAENEGEEED from the exons ATGAGTCGAGGAGGTGCAGCAGCAGCGAAGGGAAAGAAGAAGGGTGCTACATTCACCATTGACTGTGCAAAGCCAGTAGAAGACAAGATCATGGACATTGCTTCTCTCGAGAAGTTTCTTCAAGAGAGGATCAAGGTTGGTGGCAAAGCTGGTGCTCTTGGTGACTCTGTTACCGTTACACGTGAGAAGACTAAGATTATTCTCACCTCTGACTGTAACTTTTCCAAACG GTATTTGAAGTACTTGACGAAGAAGTACTTGAAGAAACACAATGTGCGAGACTGGCTCAGAGTGATTGCTTCAAACAAGGATAGAAGTGTTTACGAACTGAGGTACTTCAACATTGCTGAGAATGAGGGAGAGGAAGAAGATTAG